In Pararge aegeria chromosome 5, ilParAegt1.1, whole genome shotgun sequence, one DNA window encodes the following:
- the LOC120623947 gene encoding cytoplasmic dynein 2 heavy chain 1-like — translation MTLDELCPCARAAVERIREHKSNDDYFPTEVDLRSFVRPQRVLCAARARSAAKRTCSVDALALTAKWDHSPESNSDGIILRGLMLSGGSWVAGSVHAAAPAAPPHESAPPLLLRYVPQDTQSAPYSENAFEVPIYSSVSRDEELVRVRTPLHAQFAPRTALLHALALFVAPCD, via the exons ATGACATTGGAC GAACTTTGCCCTTGTGCCCGAGCCGCAGTAGAACGGATTCGTGAACACAAATCCAACGATGACTATTTTCCAACAG AAGTGGATCTCCGCTCGTTCGTACGTCCCCAACGGGTTCTGTGTGCCGCACGTGCCCGCTCGGCCGCAAAACGCACTTGTTCCGTGGACGCACTCGCTCTCACTGCTAAGTGGGATCATTCTCCTG AGAGTAATAGCGACGGAATTATACTGCGCGGACTAATGCTGAGCGGTGGATCGTGGGTCGCGGGTTCTGTGCACGCTGCGGCACCCGCTGCGCCCCCGCACGAGTCCGCACCACCGCTGTTGCTGCGATATGTACCGCAG GACACGCAGTCGGCTCCCTACAGCGAGAACGCCTTCGAAGTGCCGATATACAGCAGTGTGTCGCGCGATGAGGAGCTTGTTCGCGTGCGAACGCCGCTGCACGCACAGTTCGCACCGCGAACCGCTCTGCTGCACGCACTCGCACTCTTTGTTGCGCCGTGCGATTGA